AATGCAAGTTTACCGACGTAAATCTTTCCCTATTTCCCAAATAATCGCTGCGGCCAACACAAAAGTCAATACGTTTTTAACCAATGAGGAATCGGAAAATCGATAAATAAGAACACCATAAACAAACTTATCGCACTAACGTATTTAATTGGCTTATTTTTCATGTATTTAAAATTATTTTAATTGTTGCCTGTTTCGGGAAACACCTGAAACAGGTTAGATATCCAATAGTTCAGGCAACTTCTTTGAGAATAATGTTTCAAAACCGGTATCCTATCCGCAAAAGAATATTTGCAATCATTTCATTGTCGGGAGTTAAATAATCTTTGTCTTTTAAATAAAAAATATACGCCAATCCTATCCCGGCTTCGTAATTAAAATGTTTACCGATATTTCGCCGTATACCCCACAGAGTACTAAGCCACAACTGTCTATATATCCGCTGATGTTTTTCATTGGATAGTACAAACCAGTCGGGGAAATAACTTGCCTGTATTGAAACAAAATTTCCGCTGTTCCCGTCAATTCTTCTGGATGCTGCTTTTCGTTTATTTAAATTGTAATACCAACGAGGCTCGATGGTAAACACCGGGGCCATAACAAAAACGGTTTTGGTATACGAATCGCCCGGATAAATATTGGTAACCTGCATGCCGACCTCACTACGCAGAGCAAACTGATTGGCGAGCCGAAACACGTAATGCATCCATATTCCGGGGAAACCGGTTTGTATACCAAAAAAAGATTTTTCCACGCTGGCGGCTGGGGGTGATTTCGAATTTTCTGTTTTTGAATTTTGGGCTGTGGCTACCTGGGATACAAAAAACAGAGCAAGGGTAAAGAATAAAAAATTTTTCATATAAAATTGGTTTTAAAACGATGCGACGTGAAATTCAGCAGCGTGGGTTGGGCGTTGTTGATTTCATTACAAAACAATAAAAATTAAACCAAAAAACAAAGCTTTGTTCAAATTTTAACATATGAAGATTCGAGAATATTTTATTGGAAAATCTCGTTCAACTTTGTGCTGAAAATAGGTGATTGGAATTATCTGAAATTTTACGCCCCCGATTTCTTCCTTTTCCGCTTTTCCTTGTAAAACGCTTTGTCGGCAATGTAAAGTGTTTTATGCATTTCCACATATTTTTTGCCGGCTTTGTTTTCGAACCACACGGGCAGCGTAAGCGTCATTTCTTTTTCACGGGCCACGGTTTCTTTTATTTTGGTGATCAGCGCATCATCCACCCGGAACCGCGCACACACTTTTTTGCTCACAGGCCGGATAAATTTAACAGAAGCCGCTTTGTCCCACACCACGTAATCCGGACCCAGCACTTTAATCAGCATAATCATGTACATGGGGTCCAGCGCGCCGAAACTGCTGCCGCCAAAAACCGTCCCGACGTAGTTGCGGGTTTTCAGTTTCAGCTTTACCGAAACGTGTATCTCTTTCCAGTCATCGGCAATAAACTGCACCTTTCCGCCCGAGCAGTGGTACGCCGGAAACAGGTTAAACCCTGCGCGGTAAAGGCGGGTGTAAGCAGATTCTTTCTTTTCGGTCGGGAAACATTTCACAGGCAGGACAATTTTTAACTATACAAGATAAATTTCCAACAATTTGGCTTTGCCCTGCGGACGAAGTTCAATATGATTGATCACATTGGGCAGCACTACGGCATCGCCCAGCGCAATCTCTTCCTCGCCGCCGTCCCATTTCAGCACGGACGAACCTTCCACGCCCATGTAAATCACAAACGAGTCGAGTTCTTCAAAATCTTTGCTCATGGGTTTGTCGTATTCCAGCAGGTTGGTGGTAAACTGCGGGCACTGCACCAACGGCACGGTTTCATTTTTCTTCGGCCGGTAATGGGTTTTATAATCGTCGTACACTTCAAAGTCAATGGCGTCAAGCGCTTCGCGGGTATGCAGTTCGCGTTTCATGCCGCTGGCGTCGATGCGGTCCCAGTCGTAAATACGGTAGGTCGTATCCGACGTTTCCTGAATTTCGGCCAGCAAAATACCGGGACCGAGGGCGTGCACCCGTCCGGCAGGAATAAAAAACACATCACCGTTTTCCACTTTTTCAAAATTCAGAATCTCTTTTAACCTTCCTTCGTTCAGGTATTTCTGATAGGTTTCTTTGTCCACTTTTTGGCTGAATCCGCTGATGAGCTCGGCTCCCTTTTCGGCCTCAATGATGTACCACATTTCGGTTTTTCCGCGACCGATTTTACGTTTGGCGGCCAACTCATCGTCAGGATGCACCTGTATCGAAAGCCAGTCGTTGGCATCAATGTATTTCACAAGCAGCGGAAACTCGTCGCCGTACTTTTCGTACACATCGTCGCCCACCAGGTCGCCCATATACACACTCACCAGCTCATTCAGTTCATTGCCGGCCAAAAAACCGTTTTTCACCAGCGTCGGGTTGCCTTCCACACCCGACACCACCCACACTTCACCGCAGTTGGGCAGTTTCCCGAAATCCATTCCGAGTACATCTTTTATTTTGCGCCCGCCCCAGATTTTATCTTTAAAAACGGGTTGAAATTTCAACGGATATAATGTGTTCATGGCATCAGTGTTTTTTGCAAAGTTAAGAAAACTGACGTTTGGAAAATGCAGGGTACATCAAGAATACGAGCAAAGATTCGTATTTTAGAATATTGCCCGGGGTTGTTTAATTTCATTCAATTTATCCTGAGTAATCATTCTCCATTTTTATCCACCGGTTTTGGGAAAGAGAAACCAATACTTGAAAGATCGGTTAAACCGCTTTCTTCTGTCGGTTTAAAATACAATTTCCTCCTGTAATTTTTATTTTGTAATGAGCGGACGCAAGATAATTGGAAAGAACCTTTCACACAATGCCGGAAGGCAAAAGTATACCAAAGGACGGCGACCTTGGGTCATCCATTACACCGAAACTTTCAAAACCCGTGCAGAAGCCATGCAACGTGAACAGTTTTTCAAAACCATTGACGGATACAACTTCCTTAAATCCAAGGAGATAATTTAATTTTAATATTTTTTACTTCCAAAACTATATTTTTCTAATTTTGCCCCCGGAGAGTTGCCGGAGTGGTCGAACGGGGCGGTCTCGAAAACCGTTGTCCGCTTTTTGCGGACCAAGGGTTCGAATCCCTTACTCTCCGCTTATTCTAAAATACCCTTTGCTTTCTGTAAGCGCTGATTCTTTTACAGGAACTCAAAGAAAAAAATGCTGACCACCCCGATTTAAACTTCCTAAATAATTTTATCGCTTAATTTTTTTAAACGCTTTCCTAAACGACTCTTTTATCATGGGTTCCGGAAAATAAAACAAAATAAAAGAACCGGTTATATTGTTAAATTTGGTTAAATCAGGCTTATTTTTATTATTTTTAAATACTAATTTGATTAACTTTGGCTTTTAAATCAGATCATGATGTTTTTTCTAAATGAACCATAAATCTGTTTTCCATGCCAACACAACAATTTTCCCTGATTTTTCTTCCTTTTTTATCATCTAAAAAAACATCGCTTTTGGGTGTAACCCAGTATTTAAACAAACAACAAAACCTTAATTCAGGATAAAGCTTTGTTCGTGTCCATCATCTTCAGAAAAACAGAAAAAGACAAACACATAAAAAATTAAAATATTTTTTCTTTTATCCAGATTTTAGAAATGGTCATGAGGTTCCGCCATTTTCTTTTATCAAATCCGTAAAAAAATTGAGAACCCCTTAAGATGAAAACCAATTTCTCATGAAAAAAATTCTTATTGCTCTTTTAGCGTTTTTCATTGTTTCTCCCATGATGGCCCATCAAACAGGAGTGCAGAAAAACGAAGAAACCGTATTACGCCACACCTTGAAAAACGGATTGCGTGTGGTAATTATCAGAAACCCACTTGCTCCAGTGGTCACCACAGAGATTAATTACCTTGTCGGTTCCAATGAAGCCCCTAAAGGTTTCCCAGGAATGGCACATGCCCAGGAACATATGATGTTTAGAGGCAGCCCGGAACTTTCAGCAGATCAGCTTGCCGACATCTCTGCTGCTATGGGCGGCGATTTCAATGCAGACACCCGGCAAATGGTAACGCAGTATTTTTTCACTGTTCCGACCGAAGACCTGGATATTGCTTTGCATATCGGAGCAATTCGTATGCGCGGCGTTTTAGACAGCGAAAAATTGTGGGAAAAAGAACGTGGAGCCATTGAACAGGAAGTATCCAGAGACTTGTCCAACCCTCAATATGTTTTTTACAAAAAACTGTTGGCAGCCATGTTCAAAGGCACTCCCTATGCACACGACGCATTAGGAACAAAAGCTTCGTTCGACAAAACTACCGGTACCATGCTGAAAAAGTTCCATGACTCCTGGTATGCTCCCAACAACGCTATTTTGGTCATTGTAGGCAGGGTAAACCCACAGAAAGCATTGACAATGGTGGAGAAATACTTTGGGGATATTCCGGCTAAAAAGCTGCCGCCGCGTCCGGTTATCCAATTGCAACCGGTAAAACCCGACACTTTGCATTTAAAAACGGACTTGCCTTACGGACTGGCTATTGTATCATTCAGAATGCCCGGAACCGACAGCCCGGATTATGCCGCTGCCCAGGTTTTATCCGATGTGTTGTCGAACCATCGTGGAAAATTATACGCTCTGGTTCCGGAGGGAAAAGCTTTGTACACAGGATTCTCCATGAGCGGACTGCGGAAAGCAGGAATCGGATTTGGCATTGCTGTATTCCCCAGAGGCGGAAATGCGGAAAAACTGCTTCAGGAAGTTACCTCGGTATTATCTTCTGAAGTAAAAAATGGTGTGAATCCTGATTTGGTAAAAGCAGCAAAACTCCATGAGATTTCTTCTTTCGAGTTTCAGAAAAATTCCGTATCCGGCCTGGCAAATGTATGGTCAGAAGCACTGGCCGTGGAAGGCCGACAGTCTCCGGAAGAAGACCTGCAAGCCATTGAAAGGGTTACGGTGGAAGATGTAAACCGCGTAGCCCGGAAATACCTGGATATGAATCATGCCATCGTAGCTATTTTGACACCACAGTCTTCAGGAAAGCCCATTTCCCGTAAAGGTTTCGGCGGAGCCGAATCGTTTGCTCCCAAAAATCCCAAACCGGTGAAACTGCCCGAATGGGCCGAAAAAGCCATGGGCCGGCTGGTGGTTCCCCAGTCCATCGTCAATCCTACGGTTACCACTTTACCCAACGGTATCCGGCTCATTGTCCAACCCGAACATATCAGCAATACCGTTACCATTTACGGAGGAATAAAAAACCAACCCGATTTGGAAACACCAAAAGGGAAAGAAGGAGTAGATGCTGTATTAGACCAACTGTTTAATTACGGTTCGACCACACTCAACCGGATTCAGTTTCAAAAAGCACTGGACGATATTGGCGCCAATGAATCTGCCGGAAGCAGTTTCTTGTTACAGGTTTTATCCAACCATTTTGAACGTGGCGTACAACTTTTGGCCGACAACGAAATTCATCCGGCATTGCCCAATCGTGCTTTTATGATCATTCAACGTCAAACAGCAGCTATGGTAGCCGGACAATTAAAAAGTCCTGATTATTTATTTAGCAAGGCCATCAAAACTTCTTTATTGCCTAAAGGAGACCCGGCACTGCGTCATGCTACACCAGCTTCGGTGATGTCTCTTAAGATGCAGGATGTAAAAGATTACTATCAAACCGTTTTCCGTCCAGACTTAGCCACGATAGTCGTCATCGGAAACATCACTCCCGAGAAAGCCAAAACCGTAATCGAAAAATATTTCGGTAACTGGAAAGCTACCGGTAAAAAACCCAATGTGGAATTTTCGCCGGTACCCATGAACAAAGCTTCTCAAACTCATGTTCCTGATGTCAGCAGAGTACAGGACAGAGTAGCTCTGGCCGAAAACCTTGAACTTACCCGTTCTAATCCTGACTATTATGCTCTTCAGGTAGGAAATCATGTACTGGGCGGGGCTTTTTATGCTACCCGTTTGTTCCGCGACCTCCGCGAGAATTCCGGCCTGGTTTATTATGTTTCTTCATCATTTAACATTGGAAAACACCGTTCCAATTACATGGTAAACTATGGTTGTAATCCGTCCAACGTGGTCAAAGCCAAAGATATCGTTGTGAAAGACCTGAAACAGATGCAAAAAGAAGAAGTAACGGAAAAAGAATTAAAAATGGCCAAATCCATCCTTCTCCGTCAAATTACTCTTTCTGAATCAAGTATCGACGATATCGCAGACGGACTGCTCAGCCGTTCGCTGAAAGATTTACCGCTAAATCAACCGGTCATTGCAGCAAAACATTACATTTCAATTTCTGCAGGACAGGTGAAAGATGCTTTTACTAAATGGGTTCATCCGGAAAATCTGATTCAGGTTACTTTGGGACCGAATCCAAAATAATCTTCTTTGCCGAAGATTATTGCTATAAAACCTCGTTTATATGAGATTTTATCAGAAAAGGGAGGCTCTTAAAATGAGTCTCCCTTTTCTATTATCTATCGAAACAGATCATTTTCCATAAAACTGCCGGACATCGCGTAATATTTGTTCCACTTCTTCGGCCGACGATGCCTGCATCAACCGGATACGAAATGGTTTAAACCCGGGAAAGCCTTTAAAATAAGAACCCCAGTGTTTCCTGATTTCCATTATACCGGTCCGTTCACCTTTCCAGGCAACAGACCGTTGCAAGTGCAATAAACTGATGCGTACCCTTTCGTCAATACTAACCGGTGGCAACAATTCGCCGGTAGCAAAATAATGCTTAATATCCCTGAAAATCCACGGATTGCCATAAACCGCCCGGCC
The sequence above is drawn from the Candidatus Sulfidibacterium hydrothermale genome and encodes:
- a CDS encoding M16 family metallopeptidase, which encodes MKKILIALLAFFIVSPMMAHQTGVQKNEETVLRHTLKNGLRVVIIRNPLAPVVTTEINYLVGSNEAPKGFPGMAHAQEHMMFRGSPELSADQLADISAAMGGDFNADTRQMVTQYFFTVPTEDLDIALHIGAIRMRGVLDSEKLWEKERGAIEQEVSRDLSNPQYVFYKKLLAAMFKGTPYAHDALGTKASFDKTTGTMLKKFHDSWYAPNNAILVIVGRVNPQKALTMVEKYFGDIPAKKLPPRPVIQLQPVKPDTLHLKTDLPYGLAIVSFRMPGTDSPDYAAAQVLSDVLSNHRGKLYALVPEGKALYTGFSMSGLRKAGIGFGIAVFPRGGNAEKLLQEVTSVLSSEVKNGVNPDLVKAAKLHEISSFEFQKNSVSGLANVWSEALAVEGRQSPEEDLQAIERVTVEDVNRVARKYLDMNHAIVAILTPQSSGKPISRKGFGGAESFAPKNPKPVKLPEWAEKAMGRLVVPQSIVNPTVTTLPNGIRLIVQPEHISNTVTIYGGIKNQPDLETPKGKEGVDAVLDQLFNYGSTTLNRIQFQKALDDIGANESAGSSFLLQVLSNHFERGVQLLADNEIHPALPNRAFMIIQRQTAAMVAGQLKSPDYLFSKAIKTSLLPKGDPALRHATPASVMSLKMQDVKDYYQTVFRPDLATIVVIGNITPEKAKTVIEKYFGNWKATGKKPNVEFSPVPMNKASQTHVPDVSRVQDRVALAENLELTRSNPDYYALQVGNHVLGGAFYATRLFRDLRENSGLVYYVSSSFNIGKHRSNYMVNYGCNPSNVVKAKDIVVKDLKQMQKEEVTEKELKMAKSILLRQITLSESSIDDIADGLLSRSLKDLPLNQPVIAAKHYISISAGQVKDAFTKWVHPENLIQVTLGPNPK
- a CDS encoding type I phosphomannose isomerase catalytic subunit; this encodes MNTLYPLKFQPVFKDKIWGGRKIKDVLGMDFGKLPNCGEVWVVSGVEGNPTLVKNGFLAGNELNELVSVYMGDLVGDDVYEKYGDEFPLLVKYIDANDWLSIQVHPDDELAAKRKIGRGKTEMWYIIEAEKGAELISGFSQKVDKETYQKYLNEGRLKEILNFEKVENGDVFFIPAGRVHALGPGILLAEIQETSDTTYRIYDWDRIDASGMKRELHTREALDAIDFEVYDDYKTHYRPKKNETVPLVQCPQFTTNLLEYDKPMSKDFEELDSFVIYMGVEGSSVLKWDGGEEEIALGDAVVLPNVINHIELRPQGKAKLLEIYLV
- a CDS encoding GIY-YIG nuclease family protein, producing the protein MSGRKIIGKNLSHNAGRQKYTKGRRPWVIHYTETFKTRAEAMQREQFFKTIDGYNFLKSKEII
- a CDS encoding DUF4442 domain-containing protein, producing the protein MKCFPTEKKESAYTRLYRAGFNLFPAYHCSGGKVQFIADDWKEIHVSVKLKLKTRNYVGTVFGGSSFGALDPMYMIMLIKVLGPDYVVWDKAASVKFIRPVSKKVCARFRVDDALITKIKETVAREKEMTLTLPVWFENKAGKKYVEMHKTLYIADKAFYKEKRKRKKSGA